One genomic window of Tatumella citrea includes the following:
- the yciA gene encoding acyl-CoA thioester hydrolase YciA has protein sequence MTESLRQPQGEMVLRTLAMPADTNANGDIFGGWLMSQMDMGGAILAKEIANGRVVTVRVDGMTFLKPVAIGDVVSCHARCIRTGTSSITINVEVWIKKVSSEPIGQTYCTTEAVFIYVAVDDHGKSRALSEPVANKTYP, from the coding sequence ATGACTGAAAGTCTGAGGCAACCGCAAGGTGAGATGGTGTTGCGTACGCTGGCCATGCCGGCGGATACCAACGCAAATGGCGATATTTTTGGTGGCTGGTTGATGTCCCAGATGGACATGGGTGGAGCAATTCTGGCTAAAGAAATCGCAAATGGTCGTGTCGTCACTGTTCGTGTCGATGGTATGACATTTCTGAAACCGGTTGCGATAGGCGATGTGGTGAGCTGCCATGCCCGCTGTATTCGTACCGGCACCAGTTCAATTACCATCAATGTAGAAGTCTGGATTAAAAAAGTGTCTTCTGAGCCTATCGGCCAGACTTACTGTACTACTGAGGCAGTATTTATCTACGTTGCGGTAGATGACCACGGTAAATCAAGGGCGTTGAGTGAGCCAGTAGCTAACAAGACTTACCCCTGA
- a CDS encoding anthranilate synthase component 1, producing MATAKPELKLITGDAPYRHDPAAVFNQLCGARPATLLLESADVDSKNNLQSLLITDSALRISAMGRQVSVQALSENGASLLPLLDAALPDSVEIQVRPDGRELFFPVIDPLQDEDSRLKSVSVLDALRLIPALINHSENHREAVMLGGLFAYDLVAGFETLPDLDNHQRCPDYCFYLAETLLVIDHQSQTARLQASVFTPSASEFQRLQQRIHQLHQQMQQSAPALVAQKVEQMELSCNQSDEVYCEVVSRLQHAIRIGEIFQVVPSRRFSLPCPSPLAAYDTLKNSNPSPYMFFMQDNDFTLFGASPESSLKYSATSRQIEIYPIAGTRPRGRNAAGELDRDLDSRIELEMRTDHKELAEHLMLVDLARNDLARICVPGTRHVADLTKVDRYTFVMHLVSRVIGTLREDLDVLHAYRAVMNMGTLSGAPKVRAMQLIAESEGTRRGSYGGAVGYFTGTGDFDTCIVIRSAYVEDGIATVQAGGGVVLDSVPQAEADESRNKARAVLRAIATAHHCKEIF from the coding sequence ATGGCTACAGCAAAACCAGAATTAAAACTTATTACCGGTGATGCCCCTTATCGGCATGACCCGGCAGCGGTTTTCAACCAGCTTTGCGGTGCACGCCCGGCCACTTTGCTGCTGGAATCTGCCGATGTTGACAGTAAAAATAATCTACAAAGCCTGCTGATTACGGACAGCGCGCTGCGTATCAGCGCCATGGGCCGTCAGGTTTCGGTTCAGGCCCTGTCTGAAAACGGCGCCAGCCTGCTGCCATTACTGGATGCAGCATTACCGGACAGCGTAGAAATTCAGGTCAGACCGGACGGGCGTGAACTGTTTTTCCCTGTGATTGACCCACTCCAGGATGAAGATTCCCGACTGAAATCTGTTTCAGTGCTTGATGCCTTGCGGTTAATCCCTGCGCTGATTAATCACAGCGAAAATCACCGTGAAGCGGTTATGTTGGGCGGCTTATTTGCCTACGACCTGGTCGCCGGATTTGAAACGTTACCGGACCTGGATAATCATCAGCGTTGCCCAGATTACTGTTTCTATCTGGCTGAAACATTGTTGGTTATTGATCATCAGTCACAAACCGCACGTTTACAGGCCAGTGTATTTACCCCGTCAGCCAGCGAATTTCAGCGGTTGCAACAGCGCATTCATCAGCTGCATCAACAAATGCAGCAATCTGCACCGGCACTGGTGGCTCAGAAAGTTGAGCAAATGGAACTCAGCTGTAATCAAAGCGATGAAGTCTATTGTGAGGTTGTCAGCCGTTTACAACACGCTATTCGTATTGGTGAAATTTTTCAGGTTGTCCCGTCTCGTCGCTTCTCTTTACCCTGTCCGTCTCCTCTGGCAGCCTACGACACACTGAAAAACAGTAACCCGAGTCCCTACATGTTTTTTATGCAGGACAATGATTTTACTCTGTTTGGTGCATCACCGGAGAGCTCTCTGAAATACTCCGCCACCTCGCGTCAGATAGAGATTTACCCGATAGCAGGTACCCGTCCGCGTGGCCGTAATGCTGCCGGTGAGCTGGACCGCGATCTCGATAGCCGTATCGAACTGGAGATGCGTACCGATCATAAGGAACTCGCTGAGCACCTGATGCTGGTCGATTTGGCACGTAATGATCTGGCCAGAATTTGCGTGCCGGGCACTCGTCACGTTGCTGACCTGACCAAAGTTGACCGGTACACCTTTGTAATGCATCTGGTCTCCCGGGTCATTGGTACATTGCGCGAAGATCTTGATGTTCTGCACGCTTACCGCGCGGTAATGAATATGGGGACATTAAGTGGAGCACCGAAAGTCAGAGCAATGCAACTGATTGCCGAATCTGAAGGGACCCGTCGCGGATCTTATGGTGGAGCCGTCGGATATTTCACCGGTACCGGCGATTTTGATACCTGTATTGTTATTCGTTCGGCCTATGTTGAAGACGGAATTGCGACTGTGCAGGCCGGTGGTGGCGTGGTGCTGGACTCAGTACCACAAGCAGAAGCCGACGAAAGCCGCAATAAAGCACGTGCCGTATTACGCGCCATCGCAACAGCCCATCACTGCAAGGAGATTTTCTGA
- the ompW gene encoding outer membrane protein OmpW — protein MKIGKIGLLIAALLPAVASAHQAGDFFIRAGSATVRPTGGSDNVLGLGEFNVSNNTQLGLTFTYMATDHIGVELLAATPFRHKVGLGPTGTLATVHQLPPTLMAQYYFLDNTSKFQPYAGIGLNYTTFFNNKFNDTGRAAGLSDLHVKDSVGVAGQLGMDYQINQHWMLNASVWYMDINTKVKFKAGDDQESIKTNINPWVFFFGVGYNF, from the coding sequence ATGAAAATCGGAAAAATTGGGTTACTAATTGCGGCCCTGCTACCAGCGGTAGCTTCAGCGCATCAGGCTGGTGATTTCTTTATCAGGGCAGGGAGTGCAACAGTACGTCCGACCGGTGGGTCCGATAATGTACTTGGCCTTGGTGAGTTTAATGTCAGCAATAATACCCAGCTGGGATTAACTTTTACTTATATGGCAACTGACCATATTGGTGTGGAATTACTGGCAGCTACACCTTTCCGTCATAAAGTAGGGCTTGGACCGACAGGAACCCTGGCAACCGTACACCAACTGCCTCCTACATTAATGGCGCAATATTACTTTCTGGACAATACCTCAAAATTCCAGCCTTATGCCGGTATTGGATTAAATTACACCACCTTCTTTAATAATAAATTCAATGATACTGGTCGCGCAGCAGGGCTGAGTGATTTGCATGTGAAAGATTCGGTAGGTGTTGCAGGACAACTGGGTATGGATTATCAGATTAACCAGCACTGGATGCTGAATGCTTCAGTCTGGTACATGGATATTAATACCAAAGTTAAATTCAAAGCGGGTGATGATCAGGAAAGTATTAAAACCAATATCAACCCGTGGGTATTCTTCTTCGGTGTCGGTTACAACTTCTGA
- the trpA gene encoding tryptophan synthase subunit alpha, protein MERYSLLFNRLAERKEGAFVPFVTLGDPSFELSLQIIDALVEGGADALELGFPFSDPLADGPTIQAANLRAFSAGMNTEKSFEIIAQVRSKYPELPIGLLIYANLVFSPGIDNFYARCQKAGVDSVLVADVPMEESQPFRQAATRHNIAPIFVCPPNASDDLLREIASHGRGYTYLLSRAGVTGTENKAARPLHHIISKLHEYHAAPPVQGFGISEPSQVKDSIGAGAAGAISGSAVVKIIEQNLQQPAVMLQKLTDFAASLKAATR, encoded by the coding sequence ATGGAACGTTACTCTTTATTATTTAACCGCCTCGCAGAGCGTAAAGAAGGCGCGTTTGTCCCGTTTGTCACGCTGGGCGATCCTTCGTTCGAATTATCCCTGCAGATTATCGATGCTCTGGTCGAAGGTGGCGCAGACGCGCTTGAACTGGGTTTTCCATTCTCCGATCCGCTGGCAGACGGTCCGACCATTCAGGCGGCTAATCTGCGGGCGTTCAGTGCCGGAATGAATACCGAAAAGAGCTTTGAAATTATTGCTCAGGTCCGTAGCAAATACCCTGAACTCCCGATTGGTCTGCTGATTTATGCCAACCTGGTTTTCAGCCCGGGAATTGACAACTTTTATGCCCGTTGTCAGAAAGCTGGCGTAGATTCCGTGCTGGTCGCGGATGTTCCGATGGAAGAGTCTCAACCCTTCCGCCAGGCAGCAACCCGACATAATATTGCGCCTATTTTTGTCTGCCCGCCAAATGCCAGTGATGATTTGCTGCGTGAAATCGCTTCTCATGGACGCGGATACACCTATCTGCTGTCACGTGCCGGGGTTACCGGAACGGAAAATAAAGCCGCGCGGCCACTGCATCATATCATCAGCAAACTGCATGAATACCATGCAGCGCCTCCGGTCCAGGGATTTGGAATTTCTGAGCCTTCACAGGTCAAAGATTCTATCGGGGCCGGTGCAGCAGGTGCAATTTCTGGCTCTGCCGTGGTCAAAATTATCGAACAGAATTTGCAGCAACCCGCAGTGATGCTGCAGAAACTGACTGATTTTGCTGCCTCACTCAAAGCGGCTACCCGCTGA
- a CDS encoding septation protein A: protein MKQLLDFLPLVVFFVFYKLYDIFVASGALIAATAIALVVSWVLYRKLEKMTIITFLLVTVFGSLTLIFHNDEFIKWKVTVIYTLFAAALLFSQCWMEKPLIQSMLGKELELPAPVWRKLNAAWAVFFFVCGLVNIYVAFWLPESLWVNFKVFGLTALTLLFTAASGLYIWRHLPREEK from the coding sequence ATGAAACAATTACTGGACTTTCTGCCACTTGTCGTCTTTTTTGTGTTTTACAAGTTATATGACATCTTCGTCGCTTCAGGGGCACTGATTGCAGCTACGGCGATCGCACTGGTTGTCAGTTGGGTGCTGTATCGCAAGCTGGAAAAAATGACAATTATCACTTTCCTGCTGGTGACTGTATTTGGCTCACTGACGCTCATTTTCCATAATGACGAATTTATTAAATGGAAAGTGACCGTTATCTATACTCTGTTTGCTGCAGCGTTGCTTTTCAGTCAGTGTTGGATGGAAAAACCATTGATTCAGTCAATGCTTGGGAAAGAACTCGAATTACCTGCTCCCGTCTGGCGCAAGCTCAATGCTGCATGGGCAGTTTTCTTCTTTGTTTGCGGATTAGTAAATATTTATGTCGCTTTTTGGTTGCCTGAATCATTATGGGTTAACTTTAAAGTGTTCGGTCTGACAGCATTAACACTGCTGTTTACCGCGGCCAGTGGTTTATATATCTGGCGTCATCTGCCACGTGAAGAAAAATAA
- a CDS encoding energy transducer TonB gives MSTLTEEFPKRLSLSMLVSVALHGVVVAGLLYASFNQVLNVPTPQAAIDVSMVAPEVQTQAAISQPLPVPQPVTPPPQEVQPQPAPEPEPEPTPTPQLDKPVPIEKPEPKPKPKPEVKKHHEVKKKAVKPKPVVKHEEKPTEKKEDLTAQQKTNPADQTKAQTAPQKSKTDQQSISQGKPQSVSITSPTYPARALAFHLEGRVKVQFDVDDAGNVVNARIIEAQPQNMFDREVKQAMRHWRYQSGKPGKGLTMNILFKIDGSSSVE, from the coding sequence ATGAGCACTTTGACAGAAGAATTTCCTAAACGTTTATCATTATCCATGCTGGTATCAGTCGCTTTACATGGCGTGGTAGTTGCCGGACTGTTGTATGCATCATTCAATCAGGTTCTGAATGTGCCTACGCCTCAGGCTGCTATCGATGTCTCTATGGTAGCGCCGGAAGTTCAGACCCAGGCCGCGATTAGTCAGCCTCTGCCGGTTCCGCAGCCTGTAACTCCTCCACCACAGGAGGTTCAGCCTCAGCCGGCACCTGAGCCGGAGCCAGAACCTACACCGACACCTCAGCTGGATAAACCGGTACCTATTGAAAAGCCTGAACCTAAGCCGAAGCCTAAGCCTGAGGTCAAGAAGCATCATGAGGTGAAGAAAAAAGCAGTTAAACCTAAACCTGTGGTGAAACATGAAGAGAAGCCGACGGAGAAAAAAGAAGATCTGACGGCTCAGCAAAAAACTAATCCGGCAGATCAGACCAAAGCCCAGACAGCACCGCAAAAGTCTAAAACTGATCAACAGAGTATTTCCCAGGGCAAACCACAATCTGTCAGTATTACCAGTCCGACCTATCCGGCACGTGCACTGGCTTTCCATCTGGAAGGGCGGGTTAAAGTTCAGTTCGATGTGGATGATGCTGGTAATGTGGTAAATGCACGGATTATTGAAGCCCAGCCACAAAATATGTTCGATCGTGAAGTCAAACAGGCCATGAGGCACTGGCGTTATCAAAGCGGTAAGCCAGGTAAAGGTCTGACAATGAACATTTTGTTTAAAATTGATGGCAGCTCATCTGTTGAATAG
- a CDS encoding BON domain-containing protein produces MKFIKGLASAVLASVVALSLAGCAPGPKKEGTGGYIDDTVITTKVKAQLLGTKELKSTEINVETFKGRVQLSGFVATPSAASRAVEVTREVPGVTSVVNNIQIK; encoded by the coding sequence ATGAAGTTTATTAAAGGTTTAGCCAGTGCTGTGCTGGCATCTGTGGTAGCACTGTCATTAGCAGGTTGTGCTCCGGGCCCTAAAAAAGAAGGCACCGGCGGTTACATCGATGACACCGTAATTACCACAAAAGTAAAAGCACAATTGTTGGGTACTAAAGAACTAAAATCTACCGAAATTAATGTTGAGACATTTAAAGGACGCGTACAGCTGAGCGGTTTCGTAGCAACCCCATCGGCAGCCAGTCGCGCAGTAGAAGTTACCCGTGAAGTACCGGGCGTAACTTCTGTTGTTAATAACATTCAGATCAAGTAG
- a CDS encoding YciC family protein, with protein sequence MSLTASSLYRDTANFLRHQLPAITLIALASALVTVILGTVFSPGADQVAALMQGDDNTGSLISVLQNMTPDQQKILLHTSAVGTLSALIGNTLLLGGMLVLIPSVSAGKKISALGAIGASVGFLPALLIQTFLVTLIVQIGFMALMVPGIFLTILFALAPVLLSQKRGGIIGAMKLSVPLAWKNLKSLAPAVVCWLAGKVLLMFIFASQTLLPATTAAVIATTLGNLLSAVLVIYLFRLYMLIR encoded by the coding sequence ATGTCTCTCACGGCCAGCTCGTTATACCGTGATACTGCAAATTTTTTGCGCCACCAGCTGCCAGCGATCACCCTTATTGCACTTGCCAGCGCTCTGGTCACAGTAATACTGGGGACTGTTTTCTCTCCGGGGGCTGATCAGGTTGCGGCTCTGATGCAAGGGGATGACAATACCGGATCGCTGATTTCCGTTCTGCAGAATATGACACCGGATCAACAGAAGATTTTATTGCACACTTCTGCTGTAGGTACGCTGTCGGCATTGATTGGCAATACCTTATTACTCGGTGGAATGCTGGTGTTAATTCCGTCGGTATCTGCGGGTAAAAAAATCAGTGCCCTGGGAGCTATCGGAGCATCAGTAGGATTTCTGCCAGCATTACTGATTCAGACATTTCTGGTGACGTTAATTGTTCAGATTGGTTTTATGGCCCTTATGGTGCCGGGTATTTTCCTGACCATTCTGTTTGCTCTGGCACCAGTGTTACTTAGCCAGAAACGCGGCGGTATTATCGGAGCCATGAAACTTAGTGTTCCGCTGGCCTGGAAAAACCTTAAATCACTGGCCCCTGCAGTGGTTTGCTGGCTGGCTGGTAAGGTACTGCTGATGTTTATTTTTGCGTCACAGACACTGTTGCCTGCCACCACAGCAGCAGTCATTGCCACTACTCTGGGTAATTTGCTGTCAGCGGTACTGGTCATTTACCTGTTCCGCCTGTATATGCTGATTCGTTAA
- a CDS encoding YciY family protein, whose product MKRSRNEVGRWRMARQTNRRKVRWLEAQSRRYTHIRLIRHQLAKLQRRSLLFKLSESSPSSKHYF is encoded by the coding sequence ATGAAAAGAAGCAGAAATGAAGTCGGACGCTGGAGAATGGCACGCCAGACCAACCGGCGTAAAGTACGCTGGCTTGAAGCACAATCCAGGCGTTATACCCATATCCGTCTGATAAGACACCAGTTGGCAAAGCTACAACGCAGGTCTTTACTGTTTAAACTGTCTGAAAGTAGTCCCTCGTCAAAACATTATTTCTGA
- a CDS encoding YciI family protein encodes MLYVIYAEDFPESLEKRLSVRPAHLARLQLLQDEGRLIVAGPLPAVDSNEPGVAGFTGSTVIAEFPSLESAQSWANDDPYVAAGVYQNVTVKPFKRVF; translated from the coding sequence GTGTTATACGTCATTTACGCTGAAGATTTTCCAGAATCACTTGAAAAACGTTTGTCCGTTCGCCCAGCTCATCTGGCACGTCTGCAACTGTTACAGGATGAAGGCAGGCTGATTGTTGCCGGCCCTCTGCCAGCAGTTGACAGTAATGAGCCGGGAGTAGCCGGCTTCACTGGTTCAACGGTGATTGCAGAGTTTCCGTCACTGGAATCCGCTCAGTCATGGGCCAATGATGATCCTTATGTTGCAGCGGGTGTCTATCAGAATGTCACTGTAAAACCCTTTAAGCGGGTGTTCTGA
- the trpCF gene encoding bifunctional indole-3-glycerol-phosphate synthase TrpC/phosphoribosylanthranilate isomerase TrpF, which translates to MKGTVLEKIVADKAIWIEARKAQQPLADFQSQLVPSTRDFYKALQRNKSAFILECKKASPSKGLIREDFDPVAIATVYRDYASAVSVLTDEKYFQGNFEFLPLVSAAITQPVLCKDFVIDPYQIYLARYYQADAILLMLSVLDDQQYLALAEVAHSLNMGILTEISNQEELERALVLKPRVAGINNRDLRDLSVHLDKTRQLAPQLPKDTTIISESGIYDYSQICELRDYANGFLIGSSLMSEDNLAAAVRRVLIGDNKVCGLTRSEDVSAAWQAGAVYGGLIFAEGSPRQISIEQAETLITAAPLKFVGVFRNASQDEVVSTATRLSLNTVQLHGDESAEWIATLRKQLPDNIAIWKAFSIRDHLPARDIPHVDRYLFDNGQGGSGQRFDWSLLKGEDLHNVMLAGGLSPDNCAEAALTGCIGLDFNSGVESAPGIKNPQKLADVFQQLRAY; encoded by the coding sequence ATGAAGGGTACTGTTTTAGAGAAGATTGTTGCAGACAAAGCCATCTGGATCGAAGCTCGTAAAGCACAACAGCCGTTGGCAGATTTCCAGTCTCAGCTTGTGCCATCAACACGTGACTTTTATAAGGCGTTACAACGTAACAAAAGCGCATTTATCCTGGAATGCAAAAAAGCGTCACCTTCTAAAGGATTAATCCGCGAAGACTTTGACCCGGTAGCCATCGCTACGGTGTACCGTGACTACGCATCCGCCGTTTCCGTGCTGACGGATGAAAAATACTTTCAGGGCAATTTTGAATTTCTGCCACTGGTCAGTGCCGCTATCACCCAGCCTGTGCTGTGCAAAGATTTTGTTATTGACCCGTATCAGATCTATCTGGCCCGTTACTATCAGGCGGATGCTATTTTACTGATGCTGTCGGTACTGGATGATCAGCAGTATCTGGCACTGGCCGAAGTTGCTCATTCACTTAATATGGGCATACTGACCGAAATCAGTAATCAGGAAGAGCTGGAACGAGCACTGGTACTGAAACCTCGCGTTGCAGGGATTAACAACCGCGATCTGCGTGATCTTTCGGTTCATCTTGATAAGACACGCCAGTTAGCACCGCAGCTCCCGAAAGATACCACTATTATCAGTGAATCGGGCATCTACGATTACAGTCAGATCTGTGAGTTAAGGGATTATGCCAATGGTTTCCTGATTGGTTCTTCTCTGATGTCAGAGGATAATCTTGCCGCAGCCGTTCGCCGTGTACTGATTGGCGATAATAAAGTATGCGGCCTGACCCGCAGCGAAGATGTGAGTGCCGCCTGGCAGGCTGGTGCAGTCTATGGCGGGCTAATTTTTGCCGAAGGATCGCCAAGACAAATCAGCATTGAGCAGGCAGAAACATTGATCACTGCTGCACCGCTTAAATTCGTTGGTGTATTCCGTAATGCTTCACAGGACGAAGTTGTCAGCACTGCCACCCGGTTGTCACTGAATACAGTTCAGTTGCATGGTGATGAATCTGCAGAGTGGATTGCTACTCTGCGCAAGCAACTGCCAGACAACATTGCTATCTGGAAAGCCTTCAGTATTCGTGACCATCTGCCAGCCCGTGATATCCCTCATGTTGACCGGTATCTGTTCGACAATGGTCAGGGGGGCAGCGGACAGCGTTTCGACTGGTCATTATTGAAAGGTGAGGATCTGCATAATGTCATGCTGGCCGGCGGTCTCTCTCCCGATAATTGTGCCGAGGCAGCTCTGACCGGTTGCATTGGGCTGGATTTTAATTCTGGCGTAGAAAGTGCTCCCGGAATTAAAAATCCGCAAAAACTGGCAGATGTATTCCAACAATTACGCGCTTATTAA
- the cls gene encoding cardiolipin synthase: protein MTIFYSLVNGLILFGYWLLIASVTLRILMKRRTVSSSMVWLLIIYILPLVGIIAYLSFGELYLGKRRAERARTMWPATARWMTELKNSSHIFATSTSSVASAIFRLCEHRHGIPGVKGNHLELLTSSDDVMHALIRDIGKAQHNIEMVFYIWQPGGLADEVAEAFIEAAGRGVFCRLMLDSAGSRTFFRSGWPKKFRDAGIEVVESLQVNLFRMFLRRMDLRQHRKIVLIDNSIAYTGSMNLVDPRFFKQDAGVGQWVDLMARMEGPVAITLGIVFSCDWEIETGKRILPPQPDQVVMPFEEASGHIIQVIASGPGFPEDMIHQALLTAIYSAREELVMTTPYFVPSDDLLHAICTAALRGVDVSLIVPKKNDSLLVGWASRAFFTELLEAGVKIYQFSDGLLHTKSVLADGELCLVGTVNLDMRSLWLNFEVTLVIDDIDFGNDVSLVQQDYIQRSELLDAKEWAKRPYWRRIVERLFYFFSPLL, encoded by the coding sequence ATGACGATATTTTATTCACTGGTTAACGGGTTGATATTGTTTGGCTACTGGCTGTTAATTGCCAGCGTCACCCTCAGAATCCTGATGAAACGACGGACAGTTTCCTCTTCAATGGTCTGGTTGCTCATCATCTACATTCTGCCATTGGTGGGAATTATTGCTTATCTTAGCTTTGGTGAACTATATCTGGGTAAGCGCCGGGCAGAGCGTGCCAGAACTATGTGGCCGGCTACTGCCCGCTGGATGACAGAATTAAAGAACTCTTCACATATTTTCGCGACCAGCACCAGTAGTGTTGCCAGCGCAATATTTCGGTTATGCGAACATCGACACGGCATCCCCGGTGTAAAAGGTAATCATCTGGAATTACTGACCAGTTCCGATGATGTTATGCACGCTCTGATTCGTGATATTGGTAAAGCGCAGCATAATATTGAGATGGTTTTTTATATCTGGCAGCCTGGCGGATTGGCAGATGAGGTAGCTGAAGCCTTCATTGAGGCCGCCGGACGCGGAGTTTTCTGCCGGCTAATGCTCGACTCTGCCGGCAGCCGGACATTTTTTCGCAGCGGTTGGCCAAAAAAATTCCGTGACGCCGGAATAGAAGTGGTTGAATCACTTCAGGTCAATCTGTTCAGGATGTTTCTGCGACGCATGGATCTGCGTCAGCACCGTAAAATTGTTCTGATAGATAATTCGATTGCCTATACCGGCAGTATGAATCTGGTTGACCCTCGTTTCTTCAAACAGGATGCAGGTGTGGGACAATGGGTAGACCTGATGGCCCGGATGGAAGGTCCTGTTGCTATCACTCTGGGAATCGTCTTCTCCTGCGACTGGGAGATTGAAACCGGTAAGCGTATTTTGCCCCCTCAGCCTGACCAGGTAGTGATGCCTTTTGAAGAGGCCAGCGGGCATATTATTCAGGTGATTGCTTCCGGCCCTGGCTTTCCTGAAGATATGATCCATCAGGCCCTGCTGACTGCTATATACTCAGCGCGCGAAGAGTTGGTGATGACAACACCTTACTTTGTACCCAGTGATGACCTGTTACATGCAATCTGCACTGCGGCGCTGCGTGGCGTAGATGTCAGCCTGATCGTTCCAAAGAAAAATGATTCACTGCTGGTCGGCTGGGCAAGTCGGGCTTTTTTTACCGAGCTGCTGGAAGCCGGAGTTAAAATCTATCAGTTCTCAGACGGTTTACTGCATACCAAAAGTGTCCTGGCAGACGGGGAACTCTGCCTGGTAGGAACCGTAAATCTGGATATGCGCAGTCTGTGGTTAAATTTTGAAGTCACACTGGTCATTGATGATATCGATTTTGGGAATGATGTCTCACTTGTTCAACAGGACTATATTCAGCGCTCAGAACTGCTGGATGCTAAAGAATGGGCAAAACGTCCATATTGGCGCCGCATAGTAGAACGACTGTTTTACTTCTTCAGTCCTTTGCTGTAA
- the trpB gene encoding tryptophan synthase subunit beta, which yields MTLLNPYFGEFGGMYVPQILMPALTQLEEAFVSAQRDPEFQEEFTQLLKDYAGRPTALTLCRNLTAGTRTRLYLKREDLLHGGAHKTNQVLGQALLAKRMGKNEIIAETGAGQHGVASAIACALLGMKCRIYMGAKDVERQSPNVFRMRLMGAEVIPVHSGSATLKDACNEALRDWSGSYEKAHYMLGTAAGPHPFPTIVREFQRMIGEETRAQILEHEGRLPDAVIACVGGGSNAIGMFADFIDETSVGLIGVEPAGLGIETGQHGAPLKHGKVGIYFGMKSPMMQTEDGQIEESYSISAGLDFPSVGPQHAYLNSTGRAEYVSVTDDEALEAFKELSRHEGIIPALESSHALAHALKMARENPEKEQLLVVSLSGRGDKDIFTVHDILKQRGEI from the coding sequence ATGACTTTACTGAACCCCTATTTTGGTGAATTTGGCGGTATGTATGTGCCGCAAATTCTGATGCCTGCCCTGACTCAACTGGAAGAAGCTTTTGTCAGTGCCCAGCGAGACCCGGAATTTCAGGAGGAATTTACCCAACTGTTGAAAGATTATGCAGGTCGCCCGACAGCACTGACTTTGTGCCGCAATCTGACTGCCGGAACCCGCACCCGTCTGTACCTGAAACGTGAAGATTTGCTGCACGGTGGTGCCCATAAAACTAACCAGGTTCTGGGTCAGGCGCTATTAGCAAAGCGGATGGGGAAAAATGAAATTATCGCTGAAACCGGTGCCGGACAACACGGTGTCGCCTCAGCAATTGCCTGTGCCCTGCTGGGCATGAAGTGCCGGATTTATATGGGTGCTAAAGATGTCGAACGCCAGTCGCCAAACGTCTTCCGTATGCGCCTGATGGGAGCTGAAGTTATTCCTGTGCACAGCGGCTCAGCAACTCTGAAAGATGCCTGTAATGAAGCCCTGCGTGACTGGTCTGGCAGCTATGAGAAAGCTCACTATATGCTGGGCACCGCTGCCGGCCCGCATCCCTTCCCAACCATCGTGCGTGAATTCCAGCGGATGATTGGCGAAGAGACCCGTGCCCAGATCCTTGAACATGAAGGTCGTCTGCCGGATGCCGTAATTGCCTGTGTCGGTGGTGGTTCGAATGCTATCGGAATGTTTGCTGATTTTATTGATGAGACATCCGTCGGGTTAATCGGTGTCGAACCGGCAGGTCTGGGTATTGAAACCGGACAACACGGCGCACCACTCAAACACGGCAAAGTAGGCATTTATTTTGGTATGAAATCGCCAATGATGCAGACAGAAGATGGGCAGATTGAAGAGTCTTACTCCATCTCTGCCGGTCTGGATTTCCCGTCAGTTGGGCCACAACATGCCTACCTTAACAGCACAGGACGCGCAGAATATGTGTCAGTGACTGACGATGAGGCTCTGGAAGCATTTAAAGAACTGTCACGTCATGAAGGGATTATTCCGGCACTGGAATCCTCACATGCACTGGCCCATGCTCTGAAAATGGCTCGTGAAAATCCTGAAAAAGAGCAGCTGTTAGTTGTCAGCCTGTCAGGGCGTGGCGATAAAGATATTTTTACTGTGCACGATATTTTGAAGCAGCGTGGAGAAATCTGA